From the genome of Thermotoga sp. Mc24:
GCGCAAGGCTTCACGTGGTGGTCGAAGAGGTGAACGAAAAACTGGTGGATCTCACGGAGAAGATCATGAAAAACGAATGGCAGACAATAAATCTGGCTGCCAAAATAGAAGAGATAAACGGACTGATCCTCAACCTCTACCGCTGAATCTCGAGTGAGAGATCCACGAACACCTCCTGAAATGTCAGCCTGCTCGTGGAGATCACATCTACAGTTTCGAAGTCATAGAGAGAAACATTTTCTTCTGTGATGCCACCTGACACTTCCACGATCGCGTGGGGATTGATCTCTTTTATTCTCCTGGATATCTCTTTCACTTCTTCGGGGGAGAGATTGTCCAGCATGACGATATCCGCTCCAGCTTCAACCGCTTTCAGTGCATCTTCCAGGTTCTCCACTTCGACTTCTATTTTTGTGGTGAAGGGTATTATCTTTCTGACCTCTTGAACAGCCCGTTCGATACAACCGTATATCTTCAGGTGGTTGTCTTTTATCATCGCACACCCGCTCAGGTCGAACCTGTGAGGATCTCCTCCACCGTGTACCACAGCGATCTTTTGAAGAATTCCCAGACCAAGCAGTGTCTTCCTTGTCGCTGCTATTTTTGCGTGTTTGAGTTTTTCGGTGAATCTTCTGGTTGTTGTGGCCACAGAAAACATTACAGAGAGAACGTTGAGGAGAGTTCTCTCCACGACCAAAAGCCTGTAGGCGTTGCCTTCTATTTCTCCTATCACCCCGGTTTTTTCCAGGCGCTCTCCATCCTTCACATGAAACTTTGAAAACAGTCCCACTTTCTCCAGGAACATTTGAGAAATTTCTATGCCAGAAGCCACCACGTTTTCTGTTTTCAAAAGAAGATAAGCGCTGGCAGTTGTGTTTCGAAGCGGAAATGAAGCAAAATCGATTTTCCCCTCGTCTTCTTTGACAAAATTCATCAAAAGGTCGAGGATTTTCTCCATCGTATCACCCCATGAGTTCGAACATTTGAAGGATCGGTTTTTTCGCCTTTTCAATCACTTCTTCCGGGAGAGTCACCTCGAACAATTCGGTTTGCAAAGCATGGAGAGCGTTTTCCAGTGTGTTTTTCTTCATGTTTACACACACTGCCATCTCGAGCGGTACGAATTCTCTGTCAGGAAATTTTTTCTTCAGTTTGTGGATCATCCCTATCTCTGTTCCAACCACAAAGATCCTGGAAGGGTCTTTCTCCGGGATCTTTTCCATCTGGCCTGTGCTTCCCACGTAATCGGCTTTGTCTCTCACTGTTTTCGGACACTCTGGATGAACTACTATTTTGGCATCCGGATATTTTTTCCTTGCAACATCGACGGATTCAACGTTGAACTGATGAACTGGGCAATGACCGTTTTCAGGTATCGTGATGATCTTCTTTCCTGTTTTTTCTGAGACATACTCTCCAAGGTTTCTATCTGGACCAAAGATGACCACATTGGAATCCAGCTTTTTTACAACTTCCACGGCGTTGGCAGACGTACAGATAACGTCGGCGAGCGTTTTACATTCGGACGTACTGTTTACGTAGAGAACCACCGGCGCATCTGGAAATTTTTCTCTGTACTCTCTGATGGTCTCCGGTGTTAGACGATTTGCCATGGGACAGGTTGCGCTTCTGTCAGGAACGATCACTTTTTTGTCAGGATTCAGTATTTTGACCAGTTCCGCCATGAAATCGACCCCAAGAAACAGAATTTTCTTTTCTGAGAGCTCCATTGCCTTCCTTGCAAGCTGGAGAGAATCACCGACAAAATCGGCTATGTCCTGGAGCTCTGGAATTTGATAGTTGTGTGCGAGGATGATGTAGCCTTTTTTCCTCTTCAACTTGAGAATTTCATCCACCATGCTTTTTCCTCCTCATCCGAATACGATTTTTGATTCAAGGTTTTTCAGGGTTCTAAGAATCGAATAGACTGTTAGCATACTTGTTTTTGGATT
Proteins encoded in this window:
- the nadC gene encoding carboxylating nicotinate-nucleotide diphosphorylase, coding for MEKILDLLMNFVKEDEGKIDFASFPLRNTTASAYLLLKTENVVASGIEISQMFLEKVGLFSKFHVKDGERLEKTGVIGEIEGNAYRLLVVERTLLNVLSVMFSVATTTRRFTEKLKHAKIAATRKTLLGLGILQKIAVVHGGGDPHRFDLSGCAMIKDNHLKIYGCIERAVQEVRKIIPFTTKIEVEVENLEDALKAVEAGADIVMLDNLSPEEVKEISRRIKEINPHAIVEVSGGITEENVSLYDFETVDVISTSRLTFQEVFVDLSLEIQR
- the nadA gene encoding quinolinate synthase NadA is translated as MVDEILKLKRKKGYIILAHNYQIPELQDIADFVGDSLQLARKAMELSEKKILFLGVDFMAELVKILNPDKKVIVPDRSATCPMANRLTPETIREYREKFPDAPVVLYVNSTSECKTLADVICTSANAVEVVKKLDSNVVIFGPDRNLGEYVSEKTGKKIITIPENGHCPVHQFNVESVDVARKKYPDAKIVVHPECPKTVRDKADYVGSTGQMEKIPEKDPSRIFVVGTEIGMIHKLKKKFPDREFVPLEMAVCVNMKKNTLENALHALQTELFEVTLPEEVIEKAKKPILQMFELMG